A DNA window from Candidatus Thermokryptus mobilis contains the following coding sequences:
- a CDS encoding TonB-dependent receptor, which translates to MKKIIASIFIALTLWAQNVKISGYVINPDENPVKDAVVEIKGESTHLKTISDTIGFFNFKVKPGIFKISAKHIAYEPFEKEIRVHTDTLLFISLEPMTFKFGEVIVTATRYETNSFDVSNFVEIVKSEDIEKVKTLSFSDILKNLTSAYIRDYGGMPAQLKTISLRGTGSEHSIFLLNGMRISSYQNGIVDLSLIPVEIIDRVEVIHSNISSLYGADAIGGVINIITKGENLGKSLELTVGSGDFGYRKFNSNISGEFGTLTYLGSFTRSYGSGDFKYKYKIGNDEINLRRKNAHFSITNLYFDISAQNTSLSFVYMRSNRGIPSQTTKFDPASTASQLDWDLTLSISTLKTTAKSTIKMNFLYKNSYLRYTNNDIIIAGSGIDSYYHNLFYSNLVNALFKLRQNFLISSGIETSFGLAQGNSFEKAKRFNIGLFIGAEGNFKLKFLPEIKIYPMIRNDYFSDFGSRTVYRAGLNIKLVDDPILNLKFSYGTGFRAPTFNDLYWLGSGNKNLKSETSKGIDFGFVFFSSLKKSLIPSLKLEISLFNINITNRIVWLPSRENQSIWRPINIDEVNSRGIEFAGEMKLLKLINIAGNFSILESIRRNKRTQDDETQNKYLIYIPKSTGNLKLEVELGNFFFISQVNYTGLRYTSETNDRWLNPYYVVDLSCGFNYEIGFFFGKAKFSVKNLLNENYETMIGYPMPLRSFFFEITSGLKRKNKN; encoded by the coding sequence GTGAAAAAAATCATCGCATCAATTTTTATCGCACTGACCCTCTGGGCTCAAAATGTCAAGATAAGTGGATATGTCATAAACCCCGATGAAAACCCAGTAAAGGATGCAGTGGTTGAAATAAAGGGCGAAAGCACACATTTAAAAACAATTTCTGACACCATTGGTTTCTTCAACTTCAAAGTTAAACCAGGGATATTCAAAATAAGCGCAAAACACATCGCTTATGAACCATTTGAAAAAGAAATAAGAGTTCACACCGATACGCTACTTTTCATTTCGCTTGAACCGATGACATTTAAATTTGGGGAGGTAATAGTAACAGCGACAAGATATGAAACGAATTCGTTTGATGTATCAAATTTTGTTGAGATCGTCAAAAGCGAAGATATAGAAAAAGTAAAAACGCTTTCCTTTTCGGACATTTTAAAAAACTTAACATCGGCTTATATTCGCGATTATGGTGGAATGCCAGCCCAGTTGAAAACGATATCACTTCGTGGAACTGGATCGGAACATAGCATATTCCTTTTAAACGGGATGAGAATATCAAGCTATCAAAATGGCATCGTTGATTTAAGTTTAATCCCTGTTGAGATTATTGATAGAGTTGAGGTGATCCATTCAAACATATCCTCACTTTACGGGGCTGATGCGATCGGCGGAGTTATAAACATAATCACGAAAGGTGAAAACCTCGGAAAGTCCCTTGAGTTAACCGTTGGAAGTGGGGATTTCGGATATAGGAAGTTTAACTCAAACATATCGGGTGAATTTGGAACTTTGACTTATCTTGGTTCATTTACGCGAAGTTACGGTTCGGGGGATTTTAAATACAAGTACAAAATTGGCAACGATGAGATAAATTTAAGACGAAAGAACGCCCACTTCAGCATCACAAATTTATATTTTGACATTTCAGCTCAAAACACATCTTTATCTTTCGTTTATATGCGTTCAAATCGTGGGATACCCTCACAAACGACCAAATTTGACCCAGCGAGCACAGCAAGTCAACTTGACTGGGACTTAACACTATCCATTTCAACGCTAAAGACAACCGCAAAATCAACAATCAAGATGAACTTCCTATACAAAAACTCTTACCTCAGATACACAAACAACGACATCATCATAGCAGGGTCTGGGATTGATAGTTATTACCATAATCTTTTCTACTCCAACCTTGTGAACGCACTTTTCAAGTTAAGACAAAATTTTTTGATCTCATCTGGCATAGAAACCTCTTTCGGCTTGGCGCAGGGAAATTCATTTGAAAAGGCGAAAAGATTTAACATCGGCTTATTTATCGGGGCGGAGGGAAACTTTAAATTAAAATTTTTACCGGAGATAAAAATTTATCCAATGATACGAAACGATTATTTCTCGGATTTTGGTAGCAGAACCGTTTACAGGGCTGGACTTAACATTAAGCTCGTTGATGATCCGATTTTAAACTTAAAATTTTCCTACGGCACTGGTTTTCGCGCGCCGACATTTAACGACCTTTACTGGCTTGGGAGCGGGAATAAAAATCTGAAGTCAGAAACATCAAAAGGGATTGACTTTGGTTTTGTGTTTTTCTCCTCGCTTAAAAAAAGCCTAATCCCCTCGCTAAAATTAGAGATTTCACTTTTCAACATAAACATAACTAACAGAATTGTTTGGTTACCTTCGCGTGAAAATCAATCAATATGGAGACCCATAAACATTGATGAAGTAAATTCAAGGGGAATTGAATTCGCTGGCGAGATGAAACTTCTGAAACTCATAAACATCGCCGGGAATTTTTCAATCCTTGAAAGTATAAGACGCAATAAAAGAACGCAAGACGACGAAACACAAAATAAATACCTCATTTACATCCCAAAATCAACGGGCAACCTCAAACTTGAAGTTGAACTCGGTAATTTCTTTTTCATCTCACAAGTAAATTATACTGGCTTAAGATACACAAGCGAAACAAATGATAGATGGCTCAATCCGTATTATGTGGTTGATTTATCCTGTGGCTTCAACTATGAAATTGGGTTCTTCTTCGGCAAAGCGAAATTCTCTGTTAAGAATTTGCTAAATGAAAATTATGAGACAATGATCGGCTATCCTATGCCACTGCGGAGTTTCTTCTTTGAAATCACATCTGGATTAAAAAGAAAAAACAAAAACTAA
- the prmA gene encoding 50S ribosomal protein L11 methyltransferase produces the protein MSNRTWVEVEIIVAEEAKDDIILMAGELGSSGVWETGNSLRCYFKKDEWQKEKGEIFLSFLRSLEKENKVEFVVKELQDKNWNEIWEKSIEPIEVGERFVIKPTWKSYNKSDRIVIQIDPKMSFGTGYHETTRLMLRAIEKYIKPGSKVLDVGTGTGILAIASIKLGAREAVGVDIDEWAYVNAIENAQLNDVKECFKIILGSIEDVVDRDFDFILANINKNAVVGMMSSFYDKLKDEGILITSGYLDFEQGDIEESLRTFEFEIIDVFKEGDWIAIVSKK, from the coding sequence ATGTCAAACAGAACTTGGGTGGAAGTTGAGATAATCGTAGCCGAAGAAGCAAAGGATGATATCATTTTAATGGCTGGTGAGCTTGGCTCATCTGGGGTGTGGGAAACGGGAAATTCTTTAAGATGCTACTTCAAGAAGGATGAGTGGCAGAAAGAAAAAGGGGAGATTTTTTTGAGTTTTCTTCGCAGTTTGGAAAAAGAAAATAAAGTTGAATTCGTAGTCAAAGAGCTTCAAGACAAGAACTGGAATGAAATATGGGAAAAATCAATTGAACCAATTGAGGTTGGTGAAAGATTTGTTATAAAGCCAACTTGGAAAAGTTATAATAAGAGTGATAGAATTGTCATCCAAATTGATCCGAAGATGTCGTTTGGAACGGGATACCATGAAACGACGAGGTTGATGCTAAGAGCAATTGAAAAATATATAAAACCAGGAAGTAAGGTTCTTGATGTTGGCACCGGAACAGGGATTTTGGCTATAGCTTCAATAAAACTTGGTGCAAGGGAGGCGGTTGGCGTTGACATTGATGAATGGGCATATGTAAATGCAATTGAAAACGCTCAATTAAACGATGTTAAGGAATGCTTCAAAATTATCCTTGGCTCAATTGAAGATGTCGTGGATAGAGATTTTGATTTTATCCTTGCAAACATAAACAAGAACGCGGTCGTTGGGATGATGAGTTCGTTTTATGATAAGTTGAAAGATGAAGGCATCCTCATAACATCAGGGTATCTTGACTTTGAACAGGGTGACATTGAAGAAAGTTTGAGAACTTTTGAATTTGAAATAATTGATGTCTTCAAAGAAGGCGATTGGATCGCGATTGTATCAAAGAAATGA
- a CDS encoding Ppx/GppA phosphatase family protein, producing MRIASIDVGTNTLLLLIADVNGDEIFPIHNEQVISRLGKGVDSSGLILKEAFDKVVDALLNFKAKAQSFNVEKIVAVGTSALRDAKNKIDFLKFIEQKTGIKIKVISGEEEAKLTYLGAVSGLRVRNSKISVIDIGGGSTEIITGVGYGVKKFVSLNIGTVRLTEKFLKHSPPLDEEINEVRNFLNEQFEKIEKEFDFSGSRLVGVAATVTTIASYDLKLEKYDGEKVNGHKMTFETISKIYETFKDLSVEEIRKIPQVSSGREDVIFAGILILSEFMRKFNFTEITASDRGLRYGVIFDLIRTNSL from the coding sequence ATGCGAATCGCATCAATTGATGTTGGTACAAATACATTGCTTCTTTTAATCGCAGATGTAAACGGGGATGAGATATTTCCGATACATAACGAGCAGGTCATTTCAAGATTGGGCAAAGGGGTTGATTCAAGCGGTTTAATACTGAAAGAGGCGTTTGATAAAGTAGTTGATGCGCTTTTGAATTTTAAAGCGAAAGCTCAAAGTTTCAATGTTGAGAAAATAGTTGCTGTCGGAACGAGCGCCCTGAGAGATGCGAAGAATAAAATTGACTTCTTGAAGTTCATAGAACAAAAAACGGGGATAAAAATAAAAGTCATCTCCGGCGAAGAAGAAGCAAAGTTAACTTACCTTGGCGCTGTAAGTGGTCTTAGAGTTAGAAATTCTAAAATAAGCGTCATTGACATTGGCGGTGGCAGTACAGAAATCATTACAGGGGTCGGTTATGGGGTGAAAAAATTTGTTTCGCTTAACATCGGGACTGTCCGATTAACTGAAAAATTTTTGAAGCATTCGCCACCGCTTGATGAAGAAATAAACGAAGTTAGAAATTTCCTCAATGAACAATTTGAAAAAATTGAAAAGGAATTTGACTTTTCTGGTTCAAGGCTTGTCGGAGTTGCTGCGACTGTTACGACGATTGCTTCGTATGATTTGAAACTTGAAAAATACGATGGCGAAAAAGTCAACGGTCATAAAATGACATTTGAAACGATAAGTAAAATTTATGAGACATTCAAAGATTTAAGCGTTGAAGAGATAAGAAAGATACCTCAGGTTTCAAGTGGTAGGGAAGATGTCATCTTTGCGGGGATTTTGATTCTATCTGAATTTATGAGGAAGTTCAATTTTACTGAAATAACCGCAAGCGATAGGGGATTAAGATATGGCGTTATATTTGACTTGATCCGAACAAACTCTTTATAG
- a CDS encoding GAF domain-containing protein, with product MKSGTLSILYSFLIILLVAVLIYFNEHIFIRNLDGFIKDKINVMTIHLNREIQTYLGDLNKQKLIEQISLYKKFPDIKLVAIVDSTGDVLCAIGDPEELQIDFKVNSKTLRYWSDKGIYEAFVPINDLKGFLLIKLDTKPYKEDTRRASLLIFTIITILIFFGFSFMTLTFRRRVVKPIDRISGLMQDIARGIYNVQLEVPRSSDIYNFAESFNQMVKLLDEKERRLERQKSQFKLISEISRLGLEINSTEDFFRKVVSLIRDEFNFLNVSYFTAEPNGKLRLLAISGYLENYIGESYTYEPGYGIPGSSALLGDVVVINDTSKSPQFVPIHDAPILSEMSIPIKKKGKIVGIIDITSEKINAFTSEDVKIFKTIGETISVVLEKFESMTENIRLIFKLETVYKLTRELVLVRDVEKIFSDAVKLIHSVLGKKEIVVEIYEIVEDKLVMRGIYGNLKETLPYEYVQSVGEGIIGKAIKEKKTIYAPDIILEPEAKKFYMTTSSEVAVPLIVAGEPIGVINCESPQVNVFDDLDILVLQTIADMLSIAIQNARMYHKILESESKYKTIFENSSEAIIRINHEGKFIEVNPTFKKVFGFDDIESINFYQLFVSDEIADEFRREISKSNFIANFDAQMKNKSGEILNVKISMRKFDDFYYDGVIVDLTEYMKALEKLHEADKLRGLAQIAGGIAHEFNNIFTGILGSAQLIKTKIPKEDKIYYWADIIERSVSKGADLVRKLIGYARGGKIKVSVVNPNEMIIDVLKKIPPLENVKIKTELDPSVPEIECDREQLTQVLIDIAQNGIEAMPNGGTLTIRTTQGYYDKDKITEPGFNPGEYVHISISDTGIGMNDDILKHIFEPFFTTKRALGKSGLGLSMAYGVIKNHGGFITVSSTLGQGTSFNIFIPVLRKERKTINAQLKTSKSKLKILVVDDEEFLRILLADLLGELGHEVIQAENGVEALKIYKNMKDEIDLVILDIIMPFMDGFDVFKELKQIKSDVKVIFTSGFSADEKMMINLTAMEPNVRYIQKPYQLNEIETAIKSLFGSSQI from the coding sequence ACTTTATAAGAAATTTCCTGATATTAAGCTTGTAGCAATAGTTGATAGCACTGGTGATGTTTTATGCGCCATCGGTGATCCGGAGGAGTTGCAAATTGATTTTAAAGTCAATTCAAAAACATTGAGGTATTGGTCTGACAAGGGAATTTATGAGGCATTTGTCCCCATCAATGATTTAAAGGGGTTTTTACTAATAAAACTTGACACCAAGCCCTATAAGGAAGATACAAGAAGAGCGAGTTTGTTAATTTTTACGATTATTACCATCCTTATATTTTTTGGCTTCTCTTTTATGACGCTTACCTTCAGGCGCCGGGTTGTCAAGCCAATTGATCGCATCTCTGGTCTTATGCAAGATATAGCTCGTGGCATTTATAATGTTCAACTTGAGGTTCCGAGGTCTTCGGATATTTACAATTTCGCCGAAAGCTTCAACCAGATGGTGAAGCTTCTTGATGAAAAAGAAAGGCGACTTGAACGCCAAAAGTCACAGTTTAAACTTATCTCTGAAATCTCACGTCTTGGGCTTGAAATAAATTCAACGGAGGACTTCTTTAGAAAAGTTGTTTCACTAATAAGGGATGAATTTAACTTTTTAAATGTCTCTTATTTCACAGCTGAGCCGAACGGGAAATTGAGATTATTAGCGATTTCCGGTTATCTTGAAAATTATATTGGCGAGAGCTACACCTATGAACCCGGCTACGGTATTCCAGGTTCATCTGCATTACTTGGCGATGTCGTTGTGATAAATGATACATCAAAAAGCCCTCAGTTTGTCCCTATACACGATGCACCGATTTTATCTGAAATGTCAATCCCAATAAAAAAGAAGGGGAAAATAGTCGGAATAATTGATATAACATCTGAAAAGATCAATGCCTTCACATCCGAAGATGTTAAAATTTTTAAAACGATCGGCGAAACTATATCCGTTGTCCTTGAAAAATTTGAATCAATGACGGAAAACATAAGGTTGATATTTAAACTTGAAACAGTGTATAAGCTAACCCGTGAGCTTGTGCTTGTCAGAGATGTTGAAAAGATTTTCTCGGACGCAGTTAAACTTATTCATTCGGTGCTCGGAAAGAAAGAAATCGTCGTTGAGATTTACGAAATTGTTGAAGACAAACTTGTGATGAGAGGTATATACGGGAACTTGAAGGAGACACTACCTTATGAATATGTCCAATCTGTCGGTGAGGGCATAATTGGCAAAGCGATAAAAGAGAAAAAAACAATTTATGCCCCAGATATTATACTTGAACCCGAAGCAAAAAAATTTTATATGACGACATCTTCTGAAGTCGCAGTTCCCCTTATAGTTGCAGGTGAGCCCATCGGAGTGATAAATTGCGAATCACCGCAAGTAAATGTCTTTGACGATCTTGATATACTTGTGCTTCAAACAATAGCTGATATGCTTTCAATAGCAATCCAAAATGCGAGGATGTATCACAAAATTTTGGAGTCGGAGAGCAAATACAAAACTATATTTGAGAACTCAAGCGAGGCGATAATAAGGATAAACCATGAAGGGAAATTCATTGAGGTCAATCCGACCTTTAAAAAGGTTTTCGGTTTTGATGACATTGAAAGCATCAATTTCTATCAGCTTTTTGTCTCTGACGAGATAGCGGATGAATTCAGGAGGGAGATTTCAAAAAGCAACTTTATAGCCAACTTTGATGCGCAAATGAAGAACAAGTCGGGCGAGATTTTAAATGTGAAGATTTCAATGCGAAAGTTTGATGACTTCTATTACGATGGTGTAATAGTTGATTTAACTGAGTATATGAAAGCGCTTGAAAAACTTCACGAGGCGGATAAACTCCGTGGGCTCGCTCAAATAGCTGGTGGAATCGCCCATGAGTTCAACAATATATTCACGGGAATTCTTGGCTCAGCTCAACTTATAAAAACGAAGATACCAAAAGAGGATAAAATTTATTACTGGGCGGATATAATAGAAAGGTCCGTTTCAAAAGGAGCTGACCTTGTGCGAAAACTAATCGGCTACGCAAGGGGCGGAAAAATCAAGGTTTCAGTTGTAAACCCAAACGAAATGATAATTGATGTCCTGAAAAAAATACCTCCTTTGGAAAATGTAAAAATCAAGACCGAACTTGATCCGAGCGTTCCTGAAATTGAATGCGACCGTGAACAGCTCACACAAGTTTTAATTGACATCGCTCAAAATGGTATTGAAGCGATGCCAAACGGCGGGACTTTAACTATAAGAACCACCCAAGGTTACTATGATAAAGATAAAATCACTGAACCTGGCTTTAATCCGGGTGAGTATGTTCATATTAGCATCTCTGATACTGGGATTGGGATGAACGATGATATTTTAAAACATATCTTTGAACCGTTTTTCACAACGAAAAGAGCGCTTGGAAAAAGCGGGCTTGGGCTTTCTATGGCTTATGGTGTCATAAAAAATCACGGCGGTTTTATAACTGTATCAAGCACACTGGGGCAAGGGACTTCCTTTAACATATTCATCCCTGTGTTAAGAAAAGAAAGAAAAACAATCAACGCTCAATTAAAAACTTCTAAATCAAAATTAAAAATCCTCGTGGTTGATGATGAGGAATTCTTAAGGATATTGCTTGCCGATTTACTCGGTGAACTTGGGCACGAAGTCATACAAGCGGAAAATGGTGTTGAAGCGCTAAAAATTTACAAAAATATGAAAGATGAAATTGACCTCGTAATTCTTGATATCATAATGCCATTCATGGATGGTTTTGATGTCTTTAAAGAATTAAAACAAATAAAAAGCGATGTCAAGGTTATATTCACATCTGGTTTCTCCGCCGATGAAAAGATGATGATTAACCTGACCGCAATGGAGCCAAATGTAAGATACATACAAAAACCATATCAACTAAACGAGATTGAAACAGCTATAAAGAGTTTGTTCGGATCAAGTCAAATATAA